A genome region from Lytechinus pictus isolate F3 Inbred chromosome 16, Lp3.0, whole genome shotgun sequence includes the following:
- the LOC129279408 gene encoding uncharacterized protein LOC129279408: protein MKWKSIFLLMCVISSAILMTYMTRLYDHPHYAKIVRPKPTVGPPIRRSWPPADWWRPSSSKLRGSTSKRNNLGKEKIPDTTPSSVPENVTGDVIPPIAFDANTSYTISHDVEDKSEDPTSCTHQDNVVFIKTHKTGSTSLSHIVNRYGFTHNLSFVFNRLSPSNGHLVYLPLNANSPRTHFLPPIGIRLGDFSKYKYNMLAVHVRYNRKAMDTFMKPNTHYITIIRDPGTQFESAFTHFQLDDSFLMQEKMQYTTMKARLTQFFAKPDFYRKRLKAMKWEGIMGLRWYYAKNNQAFDLGLDHVYHNDKTKVEEYIKKLDREFRLVLITEYFEESLVVMRRLLCWSLEETLYVAKNVRPNPANIPETLRNKMRQWNNVDTQLYEHFNRTLWEKISRYGPDFQTDLSEFRRRLKETFESCVGGTEVKAQGHYFHWIEYKPRKDSNKLCAQIAESKNALFSAIWRRQQIPVARSPPKPRSRNVGLPFDTQQLRRYPSAKYILSRHKPPKQIKPPPKAAAKGVSKGAGPPPPKAVPASKPLPPQPAQKIIRHVVLANKTSNSQPGVDGMNDDDSSSVLVVHETAKMLSDNLKSKRLINVTAEGTRVKPVLTYKKNR from the exons ATGAAATGG AAGAGTATCTTTCTTCTAATGTGCGTAATAAGTTCAGCCATTCTGATGACTTATATGACAAGACTCTATGATCATCCCCACTATGCTAAGATCGTTAGACCAAAACCGACTGTTGGACCTCCTATCCGCAGGTCATGGCCACCTGCCGATTGGTGGCGCCCTAGTTCGTCCAAACTCAGAGGTTCGACTTCCAAGCG GAATAACCTTGGAAAAGAAAAGATCCCAGATACCACACCTTCCTCGGTACCAGAAAATGTCACCGGTGACGTCATTCCACCCATTGCATTCGATGCTAACACCTCCTATACGATAAGCCATGATGTTGAGGACAAGTCCGAAGACCCAACGTCCTGTACTCACCAGGACAACGTTGTCTTCATCAAGACACACAAGACCGGGAGCACCAGTCTAAGCCACATTGTCAACCGCTACGGCTTCACCCACAACCTGTCGTTTGTCTTCAACCGCCTTAGTCCCAGCAACGGACACTTGGTTTATCTGCCCTTAAATGCAAACTCTCCCAGGACCCACTTTCTCCCTCCAATAGGCATCAGACTAGGTGACTTCTCCAAGTACAAGTACAACATGCTTGCTGTTCATGTGCGTTATAACCGTAAGGCAATGGATACCTTCATGAAACCAAACACTCATTACATAACTATTATTCGGGATCCTGGTACCCAGTTTGAATCAGCTTTCACGCATTTCCAGTTGGATGACTCCTTCCTTATGCAAGAGAAAATGCAGTACACCACAATGAAGGCAAGACTGACGCAGTTCTTTGCAAAGCCAGACTTTTACCGGAAGCGTCTCAAGGCCATGAAATGGGAAGGGATAATGGGTTTGAGATGGTATTATGCCAAGAACAACCAAGCATTCGATCTAGGTTTGGATCATGTGTATCACAATGATAAAACTAAGGTGGAAGAATATATCAAGAAATTGGATCGCGAGTTCAGGTTAGTTTTGATAACGGAATATTTCGAGGAATCTCTGGTGGTCATGAGGAGATTACTCTGCTGGAGTCTGGAGGAAACACTGTATGTTGCAAAGAATGTTCGTCCAAACCCAGCTAATATACCAGAGACCCTGCGAAATAAGATGAGACAATGGAACAACGTAGATACCCAGTTGTATGAACACTTTAATCGTACACTATGGGAAAAGATATCAAGGTATGGTCCCGACTTCCAAACTGATCTTTCAGAATTTCGCAGACGTTTGAAAGAGACCTTCGAGTCGTGTGTTGGTGGGACAGAAGTAAAGGCTCAAGGTCATTACTTCCACTGGATCGAGTACAAACCACGCAAGGATTCCAATAAGCTTTGTGCGCAGATTGCAGAATCGAAGAACGCCCTCTTCTCTGCAATTTGGCGAAGGCAACAGATCCCTGTAGCCCGATCGCCTCCAAAACCTCGGTCGCGTAATGTGGGGCTCCCGTTCGACACACAGCAACTTCGACGTTACCCATCCGCCAAATACATCCTTAGCCGCCATAAACCACCGAAACAGATCAAACCCCCTCCGAAAGCAGCAGCCAAAGGAGTGAGCAAAGGTGCAGGACCCCCGCCGCCGAAGGCTGTACCTGCTTCAAAACCTCTTCCTCCTCAACCCGCGCAGAAAATTATTAGGCACGTTGTCCTAGCCAATAAAACATCGAATTCACAGCCAGGAGTAGATGGGATGAACGATGACGATTCCAGTAGTGTCTTAGTGGTCCACGAAACTGCCAAGATGTTAAGCGACAATCTGAAGTCTAAGAGGCTAATAAATGTAACAGCGGAGGGTACTCGAGTAAAACCAGTTCTCACGTACAAGAAAAATAGATGA